The region ACATCTTTTGTCCAACTAACTAAACCTCTTACTACTTGCTCTCCTTTATTTCTAATAATACACATTTTCCATCCCATTCTCACTAATCCTCtatttctattattttaatttaattattcTACCCAACCAAGTAAATAATTCacataaaataattattttatgtAATTTCACAccaattaaaattaaataattagataaagtaatctataattctaaatcggggtgttacatggGACACCTCATTAAGAACCCTTACTACCAAATGCAAGGGAAATAGTGCCCCATCACTCAAAATAAATAATGTCTTAAAATAAATCATACAATCATAAGAGGTGATACCATGTAACATCCTAAACCCCAAACTTATATATAAAGGATGACTCGATAATTTTAAGATGTTATTAATGCAACTCTTCAATAAAACATATACATTTTGAAAACATGCAGCTGAAATATAAACAACATACAACACCTATCATTACATGCTCACCTTCACTTTGGGTATCATCGCAACAGAATTACATTAATAGAAGTAATAACACATTAACTTTAAATTGGGTCTTATGGAGAATTAACTTTCACAAAATGATTTCAAAAGGGATTTCAATATCCAACTCTCAACAACTTCAAAACAACGCAATATAATAGTCATTAAACTTCAACATAACAAGTAAGTCGACATCAAACATAAGAAAAGAAAACATTGTTCGCCTCTAGTGTCACAAAATCAGAGCATAACAACTAAAAAATAAATGAGATAACTAATGAAAATAACTCCAAGAGATATTTCCCACCCACAACAACTActctactcttgagtatctgcaagatgtccatggttGACAACATCAAAACAAAAGCGTTGATAATTCACATCAATAATTTAACACCATAAGTTGCAAGGTATAATTCAAACATCTACGCAATCAACAACAATCACATAATGTGATTCTCACCCCAATCCATCATCATACATAAAGCAATCACATATTCATCATTTAAAGTATGCAATGAGACTCTTAACTTTAATCAGACTTATATACATGTGGTACCATATTATCATAAATTGCTTCACTCAGGGACTGGGTTCGCCCTACTCGAACCCCGAATACACCCTACTCTGATTCTGGATAAGTCACCAATCCACCCTGCTCGGATTGCAACTTTCCTCTTTCATCAATAACAACGACATAATGAATGCATGTCACAACAGGTCAATGCGATAAGAAAATAATGTTTAAAGTACTCTTCAGACAGTAAACAAAGCATGCATTGACCCAATGATAATAGTTCCCCTCCCGAACTATCATCCTACAACAACATAATCACAATTCAACAACATAATTTCATGCTCATGAAACATCATATTATCATCAAAAATCACATCAAATAACATAACATCGTCATCACGTGCGCACATATTCATTATTCATCAAATAATTCATAGATTCGATTAAAATCATGTTTAATCATTAAGTCATACCAAACCATCATTTAAACAGTAACTAACAGAGTGTAACGGTATCTAAAACATCCAcaaaagtcaaagaatcaaaatTTACAACTTAATATCATCAAAATAAGCAATTACTACCACTGCAGACTCATGACATGTTACCTGTCATGGTCGCGACGTCCGTGACCGACCTCAACACTTCAAAACATCTCCTATGTGACGAACGGCTTGGAAAACAAGTCTCGGCAGCATGACGGGTTATCTGTCACCAGCGCGACACCCGTCATTGACCTACAACCTGCAAAATTTGTCTTTTCCAATTGAGTTCAATGCAGAACTCCTAATTCTCAGTCCAAGCATACAAAATCGATCCAAAATATTACACGCTTGCTatatattcaacaataacatCTAATTTCATCAAATCAACACCTTTAATTCATGGTTTTTATAAAATCGTATTATTCCAAAAACCTTCAAAATAGCTACAATGGTGAATAAATGTTAACTCATAAAAACATAATGTTTCATACATCATAGCACACAAATTTCGTCACCAATCATCATCACATACAACAAATCAATCATCAATAGTAGATTTTATTTAAAATCCCAATTCCCTATTGGAGGTTAGCGATTCCTCAATTTTACCCCTCATGCATATACCCAATATTGACATAGTTCTCCTCCCTTATTGGCTTATCCTAGAAGTAGTGTAAAAATTCTGGTTTCTGATTCTCTAATCTCCTCCAAGTTCCAAGCCTTCTCTTGTACTTTCTCTAGCCTCTTCTCCATTCTCCAATTCTGGTTATATGCACTGATAAAAACTCACTAAAACTAGGTTATGTTGTAATTTATCTCATTAGGATAAATCTTATTATAATTCTAATGCTGGCCCAAACTCTTATTCTTCTTACTCCTTCCTCCCTTTCACTCCTCATAAATCACACTTTGGCCATTAACTTTCAATTTTCtattaaattaataaattaaataaaatactattattttaattattaaagTAAACTCTAATAATTGAATCAAACTCTATGAGCCTCTAATTACTCTCCACACTCTCACCTAAATGTCACACACCCCCACCACccttatttatttaattaatattacccaacaataaaataaatacaaaaaaaatcataataaatatAGTGATATCAATAAATAAAAAACTAGGGCGTTACAACTCTCTTCCGCTTAAAGAATTTTTGCCCGCGAAAATTGCCTTAAGGAAACATATTCAGATACGACTTCCTCATCTGGCCATCAAGCTTCCAAGTCATGTTTCCACCAGatggtcctccccaagctaccttcactaaggtAATCTCCTTACCACGTAACTGCTTCACTTCCCGACCCTCGATCTGTATGGGTGATGCCTCAatagtcaggttatctctcacaTGCACATCATCCACTTGAATCACACGAGACAAATTCAAAATGTATCTCCTCAtctgagacacatgaaacacatcatgaagattatCAAGCAACGGTGGTAAAGCAATATGATAGGCCACTTCTCCCTTCCTCTACAAAATATGGTACAGACCAATGAAATGCAGAGTGAGCTTTTAAGACTTCAATGCTCGATAAATGCTATTTACCGGAGTAACTCTCAGAAACATGTGATACCCCTCTTGGAACTCAAATGCTTTCCTTCGCTTATCATGATAGCTCTTCTGGTAACTCTGTGCAGCTCTCATTTTCTCTTCGGTCACTTTGATCTTATTTATGGTCTATTGGACAATCTTCGATCCAATCATAACAACCTCTCCcgactcataccaacacaaaggtgttttacacctcctaccatacaatgcctCAAACAGTGCCATTCCAATGCTCTAATGGAAACTGTTGTTGCAGGTAAACTTGATCAATAGTAAAAATCTATGCCAAGTACCTCCTTATTCTAGCACACATTCCCTCAATAAGTCTTCTAAGGATTGGATAGTCCTTTATGTCTGACCATCTATTTGCGGGTGATAAGCAGAACTATAACGTAGCTCTGTACCCAAAGCTTCCTGCAAAATCTGTTAAAACCTCTATGTAATCCTCTGATCCCTATCAGATACAATATTGGATAGAATCTTATGAAAACtaacaatcttctcaatatacaactcttCTAGCCTCTCCAATGGATAGTTAAGTCGAATCAGAATGAAGTGAGCCGATTTAGTCAACCTATCCATAATAACCCAAATGGTATCATAATTCTTCATTGTCCGTGGAAAACCAAACACAAAGTCCATCAAAATATTGTCCCACTTCCACTCAATTATAGACAACGGCTGCATCAAACCCAACGACTTCTAATGTTCAACTTTTGACTTTTGGCAAGTAAAAAACGCATACACGAACTCAAGAATTTCCTCCGTTATTCCTGGTCACCAAAAAATCTTCCTTAAGTCTtatacattttagtagcaccaggatgaatactcaatccactcctgTGACCTTCCTTAAGAATAATCTTCTTATGTTCAGGTACATATGGTACACAAACTCTTTCTTTGAATCTTATCACACCATTCTCGTCGATTATGGTACATAAACTCTATCTCTGAATCTTTCAGCCAAAACTCTCTCTTAGATAACTCTGCATACAACTTCTTTTCTTTCAAGGTCTGTAACACAATTCTCAAATGCTCTGCATGATCTTCATCTGACTTCGAATATATCAGAATATCATCGATAAGCATAACCACGATCTAATCTAGATACAAATGGAATATTtgattcatgtactccatgaaaACTCTAGGCGTGTTAGATACACCAAACTGCATCACAAAGTACTCATAATTACCATATCTCGTTCTGAATGCAGTCTTTAGAATATCCTATGGTTTCACTTGAATCAGATGATAACCTGGCCGCAAATCAATCTTGCTGAAAACACAAGTGccaactaactgatccatcaGATTGTCGATTCTCGAaagtggatacttattcttgatagtCACATTATTCTACTATCAATAATCAACACATAACATTATGCCACCTTCTTTATTTTTATCTAACAATACCAGCACTCCCCATAACAAAACACTCGGTCAGATAAACTTCTTCTCCAACAACTCTTATAACTATTTCTTCAGCTCACTCGGCTCCAAATCAAACATTCTATAAGGAGCCATCGACACATAACTAGTACCAGGggtagcggtaaattcatgaccatcaagctatggataagttagacgtcaataaaaccggagtcaccaccgcgcttttattgtttccaagggaaaagggaaaagtacgaacaaaacccaaagataagaagttttcaaatcaaaactaataaaatgccatagattacaggtaagggggttagttacacagagggaaggtgttagcacccaaagtgtcctaggtactcctagggagctctttcttgtgtgcatatgttttttgtacaaatgatgtttgaaaataaaaatagtgtggggatgagaaaataattcattaattatatttttgtgtttgacaagaccttcggacttgtgcctatgtaccaacataaaaatgagggatcaaaacctcgtagtttgtggtatcaatttcaaagtgagtgcattgcttttaacaaaatttaagttggaaaggcacaagggcctaaaatggtttgaatgagtgttagttctttttggcttttgaaattttaagtcaagtatagttaaattcatttacaagtttgattaagaaaagattttttaaaaatgcaatggcataaggctaaagtttctagtttgcaataaggTCCAAGTTTAGATAAcagacacaagcaaagaagattttaaaaggagggagagattttgaaattaaataaatggggaggagatggagatgctaatcctaagcataaatttaaaagttgagagttgaaaagatctgaccaatgggctgcaatccaatagacaagaatgtcatatagaaacccaaatttaccttggactttagaatcaagcaacatcaATACACAAGTACAAAATTGAatagcaaggcatcaaataaagatagccacatccaagcttagtaactccataatcttcttcaatatttcccatgtatcagacaacttccaagatggcataagtcacaagttcaaaataacagcttcacaatgatcatgttgtagatgaactcaaatggatcttcaatgatgtatcagatgaagtttcaattcacaagcatttggtctcatgaaatttggcattggccaagtcctttgcatagggaatttttcctaaattctaagtccaattgtctcagatcaaactaacagtccacacaacatatttttaggtcaaaagaccacaaaaaCAAATCACAATATACACAATTACAATATCACAAActatggtccaagtggacaaagtgaaaatgacattaacataaacaacttgaatggtatgaataatgacaaatgaataaggcttaaaaatcaaagtgcattaaaagtaaatgacttaaaattaaatgttagttgttaatgagttagaagttagtattgtttttgattttgttttgtttaagtcattctttagagaacactcaacccacttatcacaagcatggatccttgaaccaagacatcttccgaaggaaggaaaaaaggccaagtttccacacaataccatgaaagaggggagacttacaatctcactaactagaatgttatgccttttgtgtcataaatttagcgctatgttaagcaatcctaattggacttatgtagaagtcacaactatttgaggctgggcaatagagttttggtgttaatgcatgttagaaatATAGTATgatggactatgctcatgaaacatatcacacacaaaaagaatatgcaaagtgggggatctaatctcatccatacttatgttgattttgcaatcaactatCCTTATgatatagagatattataggtccatgacatgaatgaataaagaagggggatgagatgaagagggagaggaaatggatcaaacacaaattggataaaggaggacttttaccaaattaagatcattcattcattttgggagatggaatgtacattccataaatcccctaaatccaattatcttaacctaacaaagtcaaatcaaccttgaccaaggcccaacaacacaagttaaactcataaagtcaattaaaatggctctgcacaatttatttggcatttaatcaattaaaaataataaaaataatgcattaaattaaatatggtttgtcaaattcctaaaacctcatcaaagCACCAAAcaaatgaccatgagatttatcataggtcaaacaaggtcaaaggaccttggagaaacATTTTCAAAgtttttggaaacttaaaagcatttttaaacaattaaaaatattcacaaaatcaattaaatcatgaaaaatattaataatgatccaaaaaataattttaattcagaaaatgaaagaggattttatttaaacttttttggtgaaactcacataatttttggatcaatattaaatttaatatgaattaatgaaaataaaaggaataaaaagaaaatcaattaaatcagaaaaacgtggaccacttgatctcccttattaattgaggtggcaggtCAAGTGGTGGAAAACATGCGTTCCATGATACGCTTGAGTCAGCGTGCCACACGTATGGTATTCACAAGCAACGTTCAAGATTAAAACGATTTGAATTGATCAGATGGCTCTGGACGACGCCACctcattgccggagcaaagcgtTGGTCGTCTTCTCATGCGACCTTGGTCggactggtccactcatcaccatcacataaatgaaaaaataggacatgatcttaaaggaaaaatggtgtagatcatgaatatcacctcaacttaacctaactccaagtatattaagagatacatgaagttgaattttgaggtgtatgaactgagttgcttcgatttgacctcaaagtaactcaatcttcttgcctatattgggAGGACTTCAAACAACTAAGGACCCAagagaattgagggagaatcgaagaaaagaaaaatctggaaaaatacctttaatgttgtg is a window of Lathyrus oleraceus cultivar Zhongwan6 chromosome 6, CAAS_Psat_ZW6_1.0, whole genome shotgun sequence DNA encoding:
- the LOC127095850 gene encoding uncharacterized protein LOC127095850: MKNYDTIWVIMDRLTKSAHFILIRLNYPLERLEELYIEKIRKGEVAYHIALPPLLDNLHDVFHVSQMRRYILNLSRVIQVDDVHVRDNLTIEASPIQIEGREVKQLRGKEITLVKVAWGGPSGGNMTWKLDGQMRKSYLNMFP